The Bacteroidales bacterium genomic interval CATTGCGATGATTCACTGAACCAGCAGAAAAGCTTTACCAACACGGTAACGGATGTCTTCCTGAATGATGGGGCCGGTCTGGAGCATTACAAGCTTCAAAACATCAACAACAACTCAACCGTAATCAATTCAACCCTGTTTCATCAGAAAAAGAACAGCCGGCTGTCGGCCCACGGAACTGTTCTGAACGGAGGTCTTATCCGCAATGACATTTATGTTGACCTTGACGGGGAAAACTGTGAGTCGAACGTCGCTGGCCTTTACCTGGTTGATAAAAACCAACACGTGGACAATCAGGTCCTGGTGAACCATTTAAAACCAGGGAGCACCAGCAATGAACTCTTCAAGGGCATCATCGACGACCAGGCCAGGGCTGTGTTCAACGGTCATGTACACGTTCACCGCGACGCTCAGAAGACCACGGCTTACCAGAGCAATAAGAATCTGTTACTGACCGACAAGGCAACCGTCAATACCAAACCCTTCCTGGAGATCTATGCTGACGATGTCAAATGCAGTCACGGGGCCACCGTGGGTCAGCTTGATCCGGATGCACTGTTTTATATCCGGTCAAGAGGCATATCGTACGACAATGCACGTTTATTATTGATGTATGCTTTTGCGGCGGAGGTGATCAATAAAATAACGATCGAACCGCTTCGTTTAAGGATCGATGATCTTGTCAAAAAACGCCTTCGCGGTGAACTGTCCATCTGCGACCAGTGCGTGCTGAATTGCAGAACCAGGGAAAATACCGTTTCTTTCGATATCGATATGA includes:
- the sufD gene encoding Fe-S cluster assembly protein SufD, with the protein product MEQTVTTITLKEQLAERFQRYFKAISRNDTPLLTRIREEAFRNFMEWGFPGDQLERWRNTDLQKTLSEEYDQHFDPPAENRDASSMLRCDIPQFDTFLTALYNGWYASENGAWTRRPDGVVIGSLVQALKHVPRLVEESYARLNRVATTGLDALNTAFAQDGIFIYVPDDVQVTKAIQMVNMIDHPRNLFLQNRNLIILGSNSRLTLVHCDDSLNQQKSFTNTVTDVFLNDGAGLEHYKLQNINNNSTVINSTLFHQKKNSRLSAHGTVLNGGLIRNDIYVDLDGENCESNVAGLYLVDKNQHVDNQVLVNHLKPGSTSNELFKGIIDDQARAVFNGHVHVHRDAQKTTAYQSNKNLLLTDKATVNTKPFLEIYADDVKCSHGATVGQLDPDALFYIRSRGISYDNARLLLMYAFAAEVINKITIEPLRLRIDDLVKKRLRGELSICDQCVLNCRTRENTVSFDIDMSKI